The Dehalococcoidia bacterium region GTCGATCTTCAGCGGCCGCGGCGCCTTGGGCAGGGGCGGGTAGTAGTCGAAGGCGACGTTGGGGAAGGCGACTTCGAGGTCCTGGTATCCCTCGTCGATGTCCTTCTGCCAGTCTGCGCGCCAGCACATGATGCTGGCGGGCACGTCGGCGGTACCCATCATGTAGAACGCCGCCGGCGCGTCCGCAGGGCCCAGCAGGACGCCGCACGCGTCACGGAACTGGTCGGTCTTGATGGTCAGGTAGTCGGCGTCAGGGTCCTCCCACGTGAGCAGGAACGCGATCTTCGAGCCGTCGTGCACCGAGCGGACGGTGATGGAGGGGAAGGCCGGCTCCTTGCGGAAGGGCAGCGCCGACATCTGCGGGGTGAGGGGCACCAGCACTGGCCGCGCCTTCTCCCACAGCCGGGAGTCGGGGTCGTGTTCCGGCACGGGTTCGCGAATGAACACCGAGGTGAGCTGGCCCTTCCAGTCGACGCCGCGCTCTTCGGCGCGCTCGCAACCGACCAGCGCGGCGGCGCCGGCCGCCGTCGCGGCGCCCGCGGCGCCGATGAGGAACTTGCGCCGGTCGATGCGCACGGGTGACTGTCGAACGGTCATGGCCTCCACCCCCTATGTGACGTTGTACCGGTACACCGAGAGGCTCGGGTCGAACGCCGGCCGCACGATCGTCGGTTCCTTGAGCGGGACGCGGACGAGCTCTTCCCCCTGGTCGTCGTACCCATAGGCGAGGCCATCGGCGACGCGGAACCGGTGGATGATGCGGTCGGTCGAGACGTTGAGCACGAGCACGCCGAGAAGTTCGGGGTCGTTGCCCTCCATGGCGTTCCTGTACGTCTGAATGGCGCGCTCCACCCCGGGACCGAACACCATCGTGAGGAATGCCATGCTGCTGACATGGATCGGCGGGATGTAGTAGATGTTCGGCTCGGTGCCGAACTGCGGGAAGAGCGGCAGCGCGACCTTCCGTACGTGGACCAGAAAATCGACCGGGTTGTCCTCGCGCGCCTTATCGGGCGGGCTCACGAAGCCGAAGGTGCGGATCTTGCCGATGCACGTCCGCATGCAGCGGGTGAGGAAGCCCCGCTCGACGGCGGGATAGCAGAGCACGCACTTCTCGGAGATGCGTGTGACGTGGTTGTAGTAGACCTTTTTGTACGGACAGGCCTTGAGGCACTCCCGGTACCCGCGGCATCGCACCTGGTCGATGAGCACGATTCCGTCCTCGGGACGCTTGTAGATGGCCGTGCGGGGACATGCCTGGAGACAGGCCGGATACGTGCAGTGGTTGCAGATGCGCGGCAGGTAGAAGAACCAGGCGTCGTGCGGGAAGCGCAGATAGTACTTGTCCTCGGTGAGGATGGTGTTGATCTCGTCCTCGCCGCGGTTGGGGCCTGCGTAGTCGATGTCCTCGGGCAGGTACCCGATGTGGTACTCGCCCTGTTCCGCGGCCTCGAAGATGGTCTTGCCGGCGTAGACATCGCCGTCCCACGACTGCGGGCCGAGGAGGTCGAGGACCTGGGCGTCCCAGGCGACCGGATAGGACCCCCAGGGCTTCGTCTCGACGTTGTTCCAGAACATGTACTCCTGGCCCTTTCCTGAGGTCCA contains the following coding sequences:
- a CDS encoding 4Fe-4S dicluster domain-containing protein yields the protein MPNVYNWQLGREMTYRFEEARPQRQAGAVFDTNKCIACQTCTMACKTTWTSGKGQEYMFWNNVETKPWGSYPVAWDAQVLDLLGPQSWDGDVYAGKTIFEAAEQGEYHIGYLPEDIDYAGPNRGEDEINTILTEDKYYLRFPHDAWFFYLPRICNHCTYPACLQACPRTAIYKRPEDGIVLIDQVRCRGYRECLKACPYKKVYYNHVTRISEKCVLCYPAVERGFLTRCMRTCIGKIRTFGFVSPPDKAREDNPVDFLVHVRKVALPLFPQFGTEPNIYYIPPIHVSSMAFLTMVFGPGVERAIQTYRNAMEGNDPELLGVLVLNVSTDRIIHRFRVADGLAYGYDDQGEELVRVPLKEPTIVRPAFDPSLSVYRYNVT
- a CDS encoding ethylbenzene dehydrogenase-related protein; the encoded protein is MTVRQSPVRIDRRKFLIGAAGAATAAGAAALVGCERAEERGVDWKGQLTSVFIREPVPEHDPDSRLWEKARPVLVPLTPQMSALPFRKEPAFPSITVRSVHDGSKIAFLLTWEDPDADYLTIKTDQFRDACGVLLGPADAPAAFYMMGTADVPASIMCWRADWQKDIDEGYQDLEVAFPNVAFDYYPPLPKAPRPLKIDDAYPAEGRAWIIGWTAGNPLSTPVKPSPVEKLVGHGPGTLTHLENQDATGKGIWRDGRWKVVLARPFAASNPGETAIEAGKEYSVVFTVWSGSAGDRGSRKSPSGLGKLIVEAR